A stretch of Fusobacterium perfoetens DNA encodes these proteins:
- a CDS encoding CvpA family protein: MYLDIIVGAVIVISILFGIKNGFVVEFISTFGVVINFVITQKVTPIVLKYVEKYLGSNYTYTYVITFVIVFIVFSILIHILNIILKKQSVSFISRILGGILSLVKGFIISALILLIFNVTADTFPKIQEYGKDSVSNVYFLEASKNADQYIPEIFKEKLKTIRDNKTIDKYIDKLF, from the coding sequence ATGTACTTGGATATTATAGTAGGAGCAGTGATAGTAATATCAATTCTATTCGGAATAAAAAATGGATTTGTAGTTGAATTTATATCAACTTTTGGAGTTGTTATAAACTTTGTAATAACTCAGAAAGTTACACCAATAGTTTTAAAATATGTAGAAAAATATCTTGGTTCAAATTATACATATACTTATGTAATAACTTTTGTAATTGTATTTATTGTATTCAGTATTTTAATACATATATTAAATATAATTTTAAAAAAACAGAGCGTTTCTTTTATAAGCAGAATTCTAGGAGGAATTTTAAGTCTTGTAAAAGGATTTATAATAAGTGCTCTTATTCTTTTAATTTTTAATGTAACAGCTGATACTTTCCCAAAAATTCAGGAATATGGAAAAGACAGTGTATCTAATGTATATTTTCTTGAAGCATCAAAAAATGCAGATCAATATATTCCTGAAATTTTTAAGGAAAAACTAAAAACAATAAGAGACAACAAAACTATTGATAAGTATATAGACAAATTATTCTAG